The Tropicibacter oceani DNA segment TGACCGATGGCATCGCCAAGGAAATCGAGGCCGCTGGCGGCATCGACAAGGTCGAAGGCTTTGTTCTGGATCTGCGCAACAACCCTGGCGGCTTGCTGACCCAGGCGATCAAGGTGTCGGACGCCTTCCTGAACGCCGGTGAAATCGTGTCGACTCGCGGCCGCGACCCGGCAGACGGCGACCGGTTCAACGCAACCGAGGGCGATCTTGCCGAAGGCAAACCGCTGGTCGTGCTGATCAACGGCGGCTCGGCCTCGGCCTCGGAAATCGTCGCCGGCGCGCTGCAGGATCATCGCCGCGCCATCGTCGTCGGCACCAAGTCGTTCGGCAAGGGTTCGGTCCAGACGGTGATGCCGCTGCGGGGCGATGGCATGATGCGCCTGACCACCGCGCGCTATTACACGCCGTCGGGCCGGTCGATCCAGTCGCTGGGCGTGTCGCCCGACATCGTCGTGGACCAGCCGCCGCGCCGCCCTGAAACCGAGGAAGAGGACGAAAGCGCGATCAACCGCTTCTCGCGCTCCGAGGCGGACCTGCGCGGCAGCCTGGACAACGATTCGCTGACCGAGGACGAGATCGAGCAGATCAAGGCCGACCAGGCCAAGGCCGAAGCGGCGGCCAAGCTGCGTGAAGACGACTACCAGCTGGCCTATGCCATCGACATCCTGCACGGGCTTTCGGCCTTGAGCAGCGGCAGCAAGTAATCGCATTGCAACAGACAGTGTGATAGGGCGGGGCCGGGCCTCGCCCTATTGCGTTCAAACATGGGAAAGATGCGGATGACGCCGGAAGAGATCGCCAGACTGCCCTATCGCCGCAATGTCGGCGTGATGCTGGTCAACGCGCAGGGCCACGCCTTTGTCGGCCAGCGCTTTGACAGCGAAGTGCCCGCCTGGCAAATGCCCCAGGGCGGGATCGACAAGGGCGAAGAGCCGCGCGCCGCCGCCTTGCGCGAATTGCTTGAGGAAACCGGCGTGTCGCCCGATCTGGTCACCGTCGAGGCCGAAACGGACGGCTGGATCGCCTATGATCTGCCGCATGACATCGTGCCGCGCATCTGGAAGGGGCGCTACAAGGGGCAGGAGCAAAAGTGGTTCCTGCTGCGCTTTCACGGCACCGACGATCAGGTGCGCATCGACGCCGACGATCACCAGGAGTTTTCCGAATGGCGCTGGATGGACGCGGACGAAGTGCTGGAACAGATCGTGCCGTTCAAGCGCGGGGTCTATGAACAGGTGATCGCGGCCTTCCGCGACCGGCTGTAATGCGCGCGATTGCGCTGATCCTGACGCTGCTGGCCACGCCGGTTCTGTCGCTCAGCTGCGGTGACCGCGACCCGGTGGCGGCGTTTGGCTATGCCAGCCAGGACAGCGCCGAGTGGATGGTGGTCTATGGCCGCCTGGCCGTTGACGAAAGCCGCCTGCCGCAGCGCGAAGGCGCAACTGCTGAGGTCGACGTGCCCGCCCGGTTGAAAGGCCGACTTCTGGACCAACGCGGGTTCAACGCGGATTTCGACCGGCTGATCACCCTGCGCATCAGTTGCCTTGATGACATCTGCGCCGGGGTCAGCCATGGCCAGTCCTACCTGGCCTTTCTGCGCCGAGACGACCGGCGGTTGGTCGGCTTTGTCGATCCCTGCAACAGCCTGCTGTTCCCCCGGCCCACGCGGGCCGAGCTGAACGCGGTTCAGTCCTGCATGCGCGGTGCCTGTCCCTGAATGGCGCGGGCCTGTCCTTCGGATTTCAGGCGCGCCATGTAATCGCGCAGCAGCGCAACACGCTGCGGGCGGAACGAGGTATCGGTGATTTCCAGCGCTTCGATCCGGTCCAGTCGGAAGGCGCGGAAATCGTGGCGCAGCAGGCACCAGGCCATCAGGCAATGGCTGTGGTCGAACAGCACGATGGACAGCGGCTTGACCTCGCGCGTTGAAGCACTGCCCTGCTTGTCGCTGTATTCGAACCGAACGATGTGTTCGTCCCAACAGGCTTGCCGCAGCGAACGGGTGTCGATGCCTGGCACTGGCGGCGGGGAAAAGCGGTGCGCGCGCAGAACGGCGTGTTTCAGCCGGTGCGCCTGTTGCTCTGGCAGCCGCGCGCGCAGCTTGGCCAGCGCGGTTTCGGCGGCCTGGGCCAGTGCGGGATCGCCAATGGCAATCACCTCGCGCAGGCCCAGCACCAGCGCCTCCAGCTCTTCGTCCTGAAAGCCCAGCGGCGGCAGGTGGGCGTCTTCGATCAGGGTATAGCCAAAGCCCGCCGCGCCATCGATCACCGCGCCAAGGCCGCGCAGGGTGTCGATGTCGCGGTACAGCGTGCGGTCCGACACGCCGGTTTCCAGCGCCAGTTGGGCGGCGGTGGCGGGGGGCGGCAGCCGGCGCAGCGCGCTCATCAATTGGAACAGGCGGTGGGTGCGGGACATGATGCCAGGATGATGCCTCATACTGCCAGAAATTGACAGTAGTCATCTTTAGTCAGGGGGCAACCGACACAGGAGTTTGTCATGCTTTCGCTTATCACCTTTCCCCCGGGGTTCGATGAACCCAGCCTCAGCCCCTTTTGCGTCAAGGCGATGATCTTGCTGAAGATGTCCGGGCAAGACTGGCGCCCCGAGTGGGCCAGTCACCCCAAGGCCGGCCCGCTTGGCAAACTGCCCGCGCTGCGCACGCCGGACGGAGTGATCCCGGACAGCGCCCTGATTCAGGAATGGCTGACCGGACAGGGCGCGGACCTGTTTCCCGGAATGGACAGACAGCAGCGCGCCCAGGCCCATGCCCTGATGCGCATGGTCGAGGACAGCCTGCACCACGGGCTGATCCATGACCGCTGGGCGCGCGACGACGCCTGGTCCTTGGTCAAGCCGGTGTATTTTGCCGCCATGCCCGCGCCGGTGCGGGCGGTGGTGCCGAACATGCTGCGCAAGGGGGTGGTCAAGGGGCTGCACCGGCAGGGCTTTGCGCGCTACTCCGAGGCGCAGCGCCTGACGTTCATGCAGGCCGATCTGGACGCGCTGAGCGTGCAGCTGGGCGATCAACCTTACCTGTTCGGCGACCAGCCTTGCGCGGCGGATGCCAGCGCCCTGCCGTTCCTGAGCATGCTGGCCGGGCTGCCCTGCGACACGCCCCTGCGTGCCGCAGTCCGGGCCAACGACAGGCTGATGGAATATGTCGCGCGGGGCCGCGCGGCGCTGTATCCCAAGCTTAGCCTTTGGAGCGCCGCTGCCGCGTGACCTTGCGCTTGGTCTTGGCGTCCTTTTTCTTGGCCTTCGCCGCCTTGCGATGCGGCGAGGGGCCGCCCTTGCCGCGCGGTTTGCCCTTGCCCCGGTTAAAGCCGCGTCCGCGCGGTCCGCGCCCGCCGGGCACGCTGTCATAGCCTTCGTCGTCCAGTTCCAGCAGTTCAAAGGCGATTCCGCCGGTCACGGGCGCGGCTTCGACCAGCTTGACGCGGGCGCGCATCCCCAGACCGATGATCCGGCCCGTGTCGCTGCCCATCAGGGTCGCGGTTTCCTGGTCGAACTTGAAATATTCGCGGCCCAGCGTGCTGATCGGGATCAGCCCGTCAGCCCCGGTTTCATCCAGTTTCACAAAGACGCCAAAGCGCGCGATGCCCGATACCCGCCCGGTGAATTCGGCGCCGATGCGGTCCGACAGGAAGGCGGCAAGATAGCGGTCGGTGGTGTCGCGTTCGGCCATCATGGACCGGCGCTCGGTGTCGGAAATATGCTGGCCGATCTGCTCCAGCCGCTCGATTTCGCCGGGGGTCAGCCCGTCGTCGTCCCAGCCATGCGCGGTGATCAGCGCGCGGTGCACGATCAGGTCGGAATAGCGGCGAATGGGCGAGGTGAAATGTGCGTAGTTCTGCAAGGCCAGGCCAAAGTGGCCAAAGTTCTTGGGGCTGTAATAGGCCTGCGTCATCGACCGCAGGGTCGCCATGTTGATCAGTTCGGATTCATCGCTGCCTGCTGCCTGATGCAACAGCCGGTTCAGGTGCGCGGTTTTCACAACCTGCCCCTTGGCCAGCGAAAACCCGGCGGCTTCGGCGGTGTCGCGCAGCGATTCCAGCTTGTCGGCGGGCGGTTCTTCGTGGACGCGGAACAGCAGCGGGGTCTTTTTGGCGACCAGGGTTTCGGCGGCGCTGACGTTGGCGAGGATCATGAATTCCTCGATCAGCCGGTGCGCGTCCAGCCGTTCGGTGAAATTGACCGATTCCACCTTGCCGTCCTCGGACAGGATGACCTTGCGTTCGGGCAGATCCAGATCCAGAGGCTGGCGCCGTTCGCGCGCCTGTTTCAGCGCCTCGTAGGCGGCGTAAAGCGGGCGGATCACCGGATCAAGCAGCGGCCCGGTCTTGTCGCTAGGCTCGCCATTCTGGGCGGCCT contains these protein-coding regions:
- a CDS encoding S41 family peptidase encodes the protein MKKFMMAACGGALASVVATTQFVGPLLAQEQNRPTNVYEQLDLFGDIFERIRAQYVEEVDEADLIEAAINGMLTSLDPHSNYLPPDDAEDMQVQTRGEFGGLGIEVTQEDGFVKVVSPIDDTPAAEAGMEAGDFITHVDGESVLGLTLDEAVDMMRGPVGSEIVITVVREGEDEPFDVSIIRDTIKLTAVRTRLEGNTVVLRVTTFNDQTFPNLTDGIAKEIEAAGGIDKVEGFVLDLRNNPGGLLTQAIKVSDAFLNAGEIVSTRGRDPADGDRFNATEGDLAEGKPLVVLINGGSASASEIVAGALQDHRRAIVVGTKSFGKGSVQTVMPLRGDGMMRLTTARYYTPSGRSIQSLGVSPDIVVDQPPRRPETEEEDESAINRFSRSEADLRGSLDNDSLTEDEIEQIKADQAKAEAAAKLREDDYQLAYAIDILHGLSALSSGSK
- a CDS encoding helix-turn-helix transcriptional regulator is translated as MSRTHRLFQLMSALRRLPPPATAAQLALETGVSDRTLYRDIDTLRGLGAVIDGAAGFGYTLIEDAHLPPLGFQDEELEALVLGLREVIAIGDPALAQAAETALAKLRARLPEQQAHRLKHAVLRAHRFSPPPVPGIDTRSLRQACWDEHIVRFEYSDKQGSASTREVKPLSIVLFDHSHCLMAWCLLRHDFRAFRLDRIEALEITDTSFRPQRVALLRDYMARLKSEGQARAIQGQAPRMQD
- the rnr gene encoding ribonuclease R, coding for MSKHPTKAEILDWISANPTLTSKRDIAKAFGIKGAARIDLKRVLKELEEEGHLAKRKKTYRDPDRLPPVSVLQIMAPNADGDLFAKPLEWHGEGVEPIILFVPRESDPALGEGDRILARLQVVHEEDHNYEARLIRRIGASPRKVVGIFRKGAEGGRILPIDKGADKEWAVAADATGGAKDGELVEGEQAGPGGRMGLPRARITMRLGDPTEPRAVSLIAIHQHGIPDDFPPEVLAEADGMKPAGLKGRTDLRDMPLITIDPFDARDRDDAVFAEPDDDPKNEGGHILWVAIADVAHYVRPNSKLDDEARKRGNSSYFPDRVVPMLPDRLSGDLCSLHEGVPRACVAVRMRINAMGEKLDQRFVRGLMRSPAALNYQEVQAAQNGEPSDKTGPLLDPVIRPLYAAYEALKQARERRQPLDLDLPERKVILSEDGKVESVNFTERLDAHRLIEEFMILANVSAAETLVAKKTPLLFRVHEEPPADKLESLRDTAEAAGFSLAKGQVVKTAHLNRLLHQAAGSDESELINMATLRSMTQAYYSPKNFGHFGLALQNYAHFTSPIRRYSDLIVHRALITAHGWDDDGLTPGEIERLEQIGQHISDTERRSMMAERDTTDRYLAAFLSDRIGAEFTGRVSGIARFGVFVKLDETGADGLIPISTLGREYFKFDQETATLMGSDTGRIIGLGMRARVKLVEAAPVTGGIAFELLELDDEGYDSVPGGRGPRGRGFNRGKGKPRGKGGPSPHRKAAKAKKKDAKTKRKVTRQRRSKG
- a CDS encoding glutathione S-transferase family protein gives rise to the protein MLSLITFPPGFDEPSLSPFCVKAMILLKMSGQDWRPEWASHPKAGPLGKLPALRTPDGVIPDSALIQEWLTGQGADLFPGMDRQQRAQAHALMRMVEDSLHHGLIHDRWARDDAWSLVKPVYFAAMPAPVRAVVPNMLRKGVVKGLHRQGFARYSEAQRLTFMQADLDALSVQLGDQPYLFGDQPCAADASALPFLSMLAGLPCDTPLRAAVRANDRLMEYVARGRAALYPKLSLWSAAAA
- a CDS encoding RNA pyrophosphohydrolase, with amino-acid sequence MTPEEIARLPYRRNVGVMLVNAQGHAFVGQRFDSEVPAWQMPQGGIDKGEEPRAAALRELLEETGVSPDLVTVEAETDGWIAYDLPHDIVPRIWKGRYKGQEQKWFLLRFHGTDDQVRIDADDHQEFSEWRWMDADEVLEQIVPFKRGVYEQVIAAFRDRL